The Starkeya sp. ORNL1 DNA window CCATCCACTTTGACGGTGCATGGCTCGATCGGCCCATAGCCACCCGCCGCGTCCCTCGCCACCTTGCTGCTGAACTCATTCCGCGCGCGTCCGGCGACCCGGAAATGACCGAGCGCGTCGTGCTGCAATTAAGCCGCAGCATCTCGACGGGAGCAGCAATTTCCGCAAGCAAGGTCGCCCGGCTCTTTGGGATTTGCGACAGAACCCTCCAGCGTGAATTGACGAAAGCACAGACGAGCTATCGCTGCCTTTCGGACGATGTGCATTTCGGCGTGGCCAAGCGCCTCCTCCAGGATACCGACATGCCCGTCACGGAGATCGCCCTGGCCTTGGGTTATGCCGATGCCTCGGTGCTGACCCGTGCGTTCACCCGCTGGGCGGGAACCTGCCCCTCGGAATGGCGATCCCGCAAACAGCCGCAATCTGCCGTGCCGACCGATGCGGAGGAAACTGTGCAGCGTCCTGCGGCCGCGCAAAACGCCCTGAGACCGCCGCCCATTTGCGCCCAGGCGCGCCGAGAGGTGCGCTCGCGCGCTGTAATTTGAGGCGATTAGGCTTCGGAATACGGCGCGGCGGCCCCGGCCTCCATAACGCGGGAGGCGTTCTCCTCGGGCGGCGTCGAACCACCTGCTGTACTCGATCGATCACGCGCACGGCGCTTTCTTCCGCCTATTTCCCCGCGATCCTGAAGAATTCTCAGTGATCTCGACAACGTTTCAGGCGTTATAGCCAGGTAATCCGCCACATCCTTGTGACTTATGGGCATTCGCCGCGGGCTGGTCGCGCCGCCAAATATGCCATGCTTCAACAGAAACTCGAAAAACCAGGAGACGCGGTCAACGGCCGAAAGATGTGCGACCCGTTCGACGTGATGGGCAAGCTCTCGATAGGCTTGCGTGGAATGATCCATCAATTCCAGTGCGGCCAACGAATTGGCGGCGCATAATTCCATCACGGAATGCAGGGAATATCGGATCAGATCGACGGCTGTGACAGCCTCTGCCGAAGTATTGCGCCGCTCGCTGCAAATTCCGAAGATTTCGCCTGGTATGGCAAAACGGACGATCTGCCGTGCTCCCTGCGGGCCATTGACCTGTAGACGTACGCAGCCTCGCCGGATGCGGTACATCGCCTCCGAGAGTTCGTCTTCATCATAAATGACCTGTCCCTTTTGAAACCGGACCGGCCAATGGGCAGCCTGATCCAGGGCGGACATGTCCCCTCTCAGCATGGCAGCGGCTCGACATTCCGGACAGCATAGTACTCATTTACTGTAGTACCTTACGCCGCATGCGCGCAATTGCATATGTTGATTTTGGTCAATATTCATCTTGGAGATTTCCGTAGCGGGCGCCAAGCCGAATACTGTCCCGGAGCGGCTCGATCGATCGGGAGCGGCAGGTTCAGGACACGACGAGCAGATCCTCGACTGCCAGGACACCTGGTGCCGACCACGCCGCGCGCTCGGCCGCGGAACGCTCCAACCAGGTGCTCACCTTGCCTTCCAGCGTTACCATGTTGCCGTTTTTGACGATCACGCGAATGGCGCGGGCCTCGAGTTCGGCGCTGCGGCTCAGCGCCGCCTCGATGGCCTTCCCGATGTCGTACGCAGCATCCGCGCACGGCCTGAGCTCGATCAGGTTCGTGACGCCAACGACCCCGCTGAGCCTGCCGACGGCGCTCTCGGCCGCTTGCCGCTGGTAGTGCCAGTCAACTGTACCGCCGAGTTCGACCCATCCTTTCTTGACCCCGACCTTGACGCCGCTCGGCACCCTTTCGTCCCACTCCAGAGTGTTGCGCGATCGACGGGTGATTTCGGCGTCGTTCAGGATCTTGCCGGATGGACAGCTCACTTCGATCTGCTCGGTGACAAAGCGCACGCTCTTGACGCGGCAAGCGGCCTTCTTCGCTGCTCGCTTCTCCGCATGGCTGCGCACGTGTCCCGTCAACGTCACTGCTCCGTCACCGACCGCGACGTTGATGTGGCTGGCGTCGACACTGGGCTCGAAATCGAGTTCGTCGGTGATGATGAGCCGTAATTGCTTGTCGTTCATACTCATCCTCCAGTGCGCGAAGCTGTTCCGCGAGACGGAAGTGATCTGTGCAATCGCTGCGATACTCTCGGGTTACTCGTTTACGAACAGGACATCCGTTGTGCGAACCATAGAGGCGGCCCGCGCGGGAAGCCGTGCAGCAGGAGAAGGAGGCCGTCGCTGGTCTCACCTCCGAGATCGGCATTCAGCTGCCTTCAGTTCCATCAGGTTCCGCTTCCGTTTCGCGGAGCCATTCTGCGAACAGCACATAGCCAACAGACAAGACCACCGGCCCGGTGAAGAGGCCGATCATGCCATCGACGAGAAGTCCCCCGAGAACTCCGATCAGGATCAGCGGCATCGGCACGTCGAGGCCGCGGGCCAGCATCAATGGCCTGAGCACATTGTCGCTCGCTCCCGCAATACCCGTCCAGACTGCAAAGATGACCGCGGTGGACGTAGGCTCGTGCATGAAGATGTAAACGATTGTCGGCAAGGTTATCAGCGCCACGGGTATCTGGAGTATTCCGAATATGAGCGCCAACAATGACAATGCGCCGGCGGAGGCAAGTCCAACCCCGAAGAAGCCGATTCCCACCAGCACCGCCTGAATGAACGCCACGCCGATAACGCCCTGCACCACCGCGCGGATCGTTGACGTTATCAGCGCAATGAAGAGCTTGGCACGCCTGTTACCGGCGACACGGGCAGTGACGGCCGCCGCGAAGCGTTGCGCTTCATCGCCGTAGGCAAGCAGCACCGAGGCGAGGAGCAGGGAAACCAGTCCGGTGAGCAGTCCTCCTGCCAACCCGGCGGCAAAGCCGCCGAGCCAATTTGCGCCGTCACGTATCTGCTCCCGATACTGCTGCAACGCGGCCGGCAGATCATTGGCGATGGCGTCCCATCGCTCGCTCAATCGCGCGCCGATCATGGGAATCCGCTCCAGCCAGATGGGCCGGGCAGGGATGGGAACGCCATATTCGTTTATGTAGGCGACGATCTGCGCCGCAGAGCGGATGACAGAATCTGTCGCCAACACGATCGGCAGCAGAATCAATAGGCTCCCGGCCACGCCGATGATCACGGCAGAGACGGCATTGTTCATGCCCGTGCGCTGGCGAAGCCAGACATGCAAGGGATTTACCATAACCGCCATCAGAATGGTCCAAAGCAGCACCATGAGGAACGGGCTCATGATGCGGAAGCACGCATAGGCGAGCGCGGCGATGAGGGCCAACCGCAAGGCCACATCGACGAACGCATGAGCCGTCAATGGGTTTTTCGCTTCGGGCACCCTCATGACCTCGGATCCATGATCCTCCCGCGTAATGAGGGTGGGCTTCGGCATCCCACCTTGTCGGGTTCTTCCGCTTTTGTGCCGTTGCCGAACGACGTGCTCTAAAGGTGCCCCGGAAATGCCCCGACTACACGGAATTCAGCGGATTCTGATCCTATCGATTATATCGTTGCGCCGGCGCTTGCTTGACCATTTGCGTCAGCCCGGTGACAGGGCGAGCGACAGAACTCATGCCTCTGGATTTCTCAGCTATCGCGAGCCGCCGCGAGCGAGAATTTGGTGTCCCGGAAGGGATTCGAACCCCTGACCTGCGGTTTAGGAAACCGCTGCTCTATCCTGCTGAGCTACCGGGACCAACCGATGTGGCCGTATCGTGCGACGGGTGCACGGCACAGCCACGCTTATGATCGGATCGGGGTAAGTGTTCAAGAGCCGAGCAAGCCGGAGCTGATGCATGTTGCGATTGACGTCGCCGCGCATCGCGTTCGCAATAGGGGCATCTTGCGGGAATAGCGGCTCATGATCGCGATCGGTTGCCTTGCTCCTCTGATCCTCGCCGTCGCCGGCATCATCGGCGGCCATCTGGTCGCCGGCTCCGACGGCGCGCTCTGGGGCGGCGGCATCGGCGTCGTTGCCGGCGGCGTGATCCTCGGCGCGTTCGGCTGGCTGGCGGGGCGGCTCAAGGAATAGCGCGCCGCCCCCGTCGCCCGTATCACCGCCCACGCGCCGGCTTCAGCACATCCTCCAGTCCGATGCGCCGCAGCAGCTCGGCGCGGACCCGGTCCGCGACGCCGTTGACGATCTCGGCGCCGTCGGACGACGGGTCGATGTGGACGCGGAACGTGCGCTTGCCGAACGGGGTGTCGACCACGCGGGCAATGGCGCGGGCCACTTCCTCGGGATCGGCGTCTTCCGGCCCCAGCATGGCCAAACCCTTGAGCGCGGTCTCGGCGAGATCGGCGGTCGGGCCGTCGGCATACGCGCTCGCCCGCGCCTCGTCCGCCGGCTTGCCGGAATGGGTGAAATGATTGGTGCCCTTTGTGAAGGCGCCGGGCACGATAATCGAGGTCTCGATGCCCCAGCGCGCCAGTTCGCCGGCATAGCTCACCGCAAGTGCGTCCATGCCCGCCTTGGCGGCGAAGTAGGGCGCGAGATAGGGAGGCGTGCCGCCGCGCGTGCTCGATGACGACACCCAGACCAAGAGGCCCTTGCCCTGCTTGCGCAGCGGCGGCAGCGCCGCGCGGTTCACCCGCTGCGTGCTCAGCACATTGATGTCGTAGAGCTGCGCGAACTGCTCCGGGGTGAAGGCTTCCGCCGGGCCGAACGACATGTGGCCGGCATTGTGCACCACCACGTCGAGCCGACCATGCTCGGCTATGAGTTTGGCGATGGCGGCATCGACGGATTGCTGTGAGGCGACGTCGAGCTCGATGGTGCGCAGGTCGACGCCGTGTTCCTTTGCATAGGCCGCGACGGCTGCGACCTGCGGGGCATTGCGCCCGAGGGTCTCGCGCATGCTGGCATAGACGGTGTGGCCGGCGGCCGCGAGTTCATTGGCGGCCATGCCGCCGAAGCCGCTGGAGGCGCCGGTGACGAGGATGATGTAGGACATTGTTCTTTCTCCCGCTCAGATGATGCCGCCATTGGCGCGTAGCACCTGGCCGTTGATCCAGGAGCCGTCCGGGCCGGCGAGGAAGGCGACGGTGTTGGCGATGTCCTGCGGCTGGCCGAGCCGCTCCAGCGGGGCGAGCTTGGCCAGGTGGTCGATCATCTCCTGCGGCTTGCCGTCCAGGAACAGCCCGGTTGCGGTCGGGCCCGGGGCCACGGCATTGACGGTGATGTTGCGGCCGCGCAGCTCCTTGGAGAGCACGTGGGTCATCGCCTCGACACCCGCCTTGCTGGCGGCATAGACGGCATAGGTCGGCTGGTAGAGGCCGACGACGCTGGAAGAGAAATTGACGATGTGCCCGCCGGTGCGCAGGCGCCTGGCCGCCTCGCGCAGCGTGTTGAAGGTGCCCTTCAGATTGACCGACACGACGCGATCGAACAGCGCGTCGTCGGCGTCCGCGATGCTGGCGAGCGGCATGATGCCGGCATTGTTCACCAGCACGTCGACGCCGCCGAAGGCGGCCTCGGCCGAATCGAACATGCGGCGCACGGCATCGGCATCGCTGACGTCGGCCTTGGCGGTCAGCGCCTTGCCGCCGGCCTGCTCGATGGTGTGGGCGAGCGCCTCGGCGGGGGCGGCATCGCCGGAGTAATTGATGATGACGGTGAAGCCGTCCCTGGCGAGGCGGTCGGCGATCGCGGCGCCGATGCCGCGAGAGGCGCCGGTGACGATGGCGACTTTTCCGGTTGCGTTTGACATTGCCTTGTCTCCTGGCCGGCACCGCGCCGGCAGGGAAAGTGCTACGCCTTTCGCTGTTACGGATAATCTGGTCTATTCCGGCAAGATAATTCGGATATTGGGAACAATTGTGTGGACCGGATCGACGCCATGCGCGCCTTCAACCGGATCGTGGAGCGGCGCAGCTTCACGCTTGCAGCGCAGGATCTCGGTCTGCCGCGCTCGACCCTCACCGAGGCGGTGCAGCAGATGGAGGCGCGCCTTGGAGTCCGGCTGCTGCAGCGCACGACGCGGCAGGTGCGGCCGACGCTCGATGGCGAGGCCTATTACCGGCGCTGCCTGTCGATCCTCGCCGATATCGAGGAGGCCGAATCCGCCTTTACCGGCGCCACGCCCAAGGGCGCGTTGCGCATCGATGTGCACGGCACGTTGGCGCGGCATTTCATGCTGCCGGGCCTGCCGCATTTCCTCGCGCGTTATCCGGACATCCATCTGCACATTGGCGAGGGCGACCGCTTCGTCGATCTCATCCGCGAGGGCGTCGATTGCGTGCTGCGCGTCGGCCAGCCGGCGGACGGCTCGATGGTCGGGCGGAGGATCGCGCTGCTGGAGGAGGGCACCTTCGCCAGCCCGGCCTACCTCGCCCGGTACGGCACGCCGCAATCACCGGACGCGCTCGACGGTCACCTCATGATCGGCTTCGTTTCCTCGGCGAGCGGCAATGTGATCCCGCTGGAATTCACCGTCGGCGGGCAGGTGCGAAATGTGGTGATTCCGACGGCGCTCACCGTGATGGCGGCGGAGACCAATGCCGCCGCCGCGCTGCTCGGACTGGGATTGATCCAGGTGCCGCGCTATCGCGTCGCCCGCGAGTTGGCTGCGGGCGAACTCATCGAGGTGCTCGGCGATTTCCCGCCGTCCCCTTCGCCGGTCTATGTGCTCTACCCGCACAGCCGCCAGCTCTCGCCGCGGGTGCGGGTGTTCATCGACTGGATCGCGGGTGAGTTCGCCGCGCGCGTGCCGGCGAGCCAGGTCGGAAAGGCTGGTCCGCAATAGAAAACGTGCTGTGACCGCGCCTTTTCCCCCT harbors:
- a CDS encoding AI-2E family transporter — translated: MRVPEAKNPLTAHAFVDVALRLALIAALAYACFRIMSPFLMVLLWTILMAVMVNPLHVWLRQRTGMNNAVSAVIIGVAGSLLILLPIVLATDSVIRSAAQIVAYINEYGVPIPARPIWLERIPMIGARLSERWDAIANDLPAALQQYREQIRDGANWLGGFAAGLAGGLLTGLVSLLLASVLLAYGDEAQRFAAAVTARVAGNRRAKLFIALITSTIRAVVQGVIGVAFIQAVLVGIGFFGVGLASAGALSLLALIFGILQIPVALITLPTIVYIFMHEPTSTAVIFAVWTGIAGASDNVLRPLMLARGLDVPMPLILIGVLGGLLVDGMIGLFTGPVVLSVGYVLFAEWLRETEAEPDGTEGS
- a CDS encoding Crp/Fnr family transcriptional regulator; its protein translation is MSALDQAAHWPVRFQKGQVIYDEDELSEAMYRIRRGCVRLQVNGPQGARQIVRFAIPGEIFGICSERRNTSAEAVTAVDLIRYSLHSVMELCAANSLAALELMDHSTQAYRELAHHVERVAHLSAVDRVSWFFEFLLKHGIFGGATSPRRMPISHKDVADYLAITPETLSRSLRILQDRGEIGGRKRRARDRSSTAGGSTPPEENASRVMEAGAAAPYSEA
- a CDS encoding LysR family transcriptional regulator, which gives rise to MDRIDAMRAFNRIVERRSFTLAAQDLGLPRSTLTEAVQQMEARLGVRLLQRTTRQVRPTLDGEAYYRRCLSILADIEEAESAFTGATPKGALRIDVHGTLARHFMLPGLPHFLARYPDIHLHIGEGDRFVDLIREGVDCVLRVGQPADGSMVGRRIALLEEGTFASPAYLARYGTPQSPDALDGHLMIGFVSSASGNVIPLEFTVGGQVRNVVIPTALTVMAAETNAAAALLGLGLIQVPRYRVARELAAGELIEVLGDFPPSPSPVYVLYPHSRQLSPRVRVFIDWIAGEFAARVPASQVGKAGPQ
- a CDS encoding SDR family oxidoreductase; amino-acid sequence: MSYIILVTGASSGFGGMAANELAAAGHTVYASMRETLGRNAPQVAAVAAYAKEHGVDLRTIELDVASQQSVDAAIAKLIAEHGRLDVVVHNAGHMSFGPAEAFTPEQFAQLYDINVLSTQRVNRAALPPLRKQGKGLLVWVSSSSTRGGTPPYLAPYFAAKAGMDALAVSYAGELARWGIETSIIVPGAFTKGTNHFTHSGKPADEARASAYADGPTADLAETALKGLAMLGPEDADPEEVARAIARVVDTPFGKRTFRVHIDPSSDGAEIVNGVADRVRAELLRRIGLEDVLKPARGR
- a CDS encoding BON domain-containing protein gives rise to the protein MNDKQLRLIITDELDFEPSVDASHINVAVGDGAVTLTGHVRSHAEKRAAKKAACRVKSVRFVTEQIEVSCPSGKILNDAEITRRSRNTLEWDERVPSGVKVGVKKGWVELGGTVDWHYQRQAAESAVGRLSGVVGVTNLIELRPCADAAYDIGKAIEAALSRSAELEARAIRVIVKNGNMVTLEGKVSTWLERSAAERAAWSAPGVLAVEDLLVVS
- a CDS encoding SDR family oxidoreductase, with translation MSNATGKVAIVTGASRGIGAAIADRLARDGFTVIINYSGDAAPAEALAHTIEQAGGKALTAKADVSDADAVRRMFDSAEAAFGGVDVLVNNAGIMPLASIADADDALFDRVVSVNLKGTFNTLREAARRLRTGGHIVNFSSSVVGLYQPTYAVYAASKAGVEAMTHVLSKELRGRNITVNAVAPGPTATGLFLDGKPQEMIDHLAKLAPLERLGQPQDIANTVAFLAGPDGSWINGQVLRANGGII